The Legionella jordanis genomic sequence GCTTTTTATTCGCAAAAACCTTAATATCAAGTGTATAATCTTTTTTTTCCCTTCATCCGGAATAAGAATAATGCAAGATAATCTGGTGGAAATTACTAATCTTAGTTTTTCAAGAGGTGATCGTGCCATTTTTAATGCTATTGATATGGTGATGGAGCGCGGTAAAATCACAGCAATTATGGGACCAAGTGGCAGCGGGAAGACTACTCTGTTGCGTTTGATTGGAGCCCAGCTGTATCCGCATGAAGGCAAAATATTAGTCAATGCTACCAATATCCATCAGTTGTCGAACAAGGAACTTTATCTCGCTCGCCGTAAAATGGGCCTGCTGTTTCAAAGCAGTGCCTTGTTTACCCATTTATCGGTATTTGAAAACGTTGCGTTTCCTTTACGCGAACATACGGATTTAAACGAATCCATGCTGCGAGACATCGTCTTGATGAAGTTGGAAGCGGTGGGCCTTCGAGGAGCTGCCCATTTGATGCCTGATGAATTGTCTGGCGGAATGGCCAGGCGTGTGGCACTGGCGAGGACCATTGCCCTGGATCCTGAGTTGATGATGTATGATGAACCATTTACTGGGCAAGATCCCATTTCCATGGGTGTTTTAGTTCGTTTAATCAAACGATTGAATCAACTGTTACAAACTACGACCATTATTGTGTCCCATGATGTGGAAGAGACTTGTTCGATTGCAGATTACATTTATCTCATTGCTGAAGGGAAAATCATTGGACATGGCACGCCTCTTGAATTAAAAAAATCAACTCAACCTCAAGTTAAACAATTTATGCATGGGGAAGCGGATGGCGCTGTGCCGTTTCATTATCCTGCTCGCCCATATACAGAGGAGTTACTCGATGCTTGAAGGCTTCGCACGGCTGGGGCAGCGTAGTGTTAATAATATACAAGTACTTGGCAATTCAGGGTTTTTTTTATTAAGAATGTTTTTCAGAAACCCTGATTTAGCGAGATTATGGCCTTCTTTAAGAAGGCAGCTTTATTTCGTGGGCGTATTGTCTTGCCTGATTATAGTGGTCTCCGCCTTATTTGTAGGGATGGTGATTGGTTTGCAAGGGTATAATACCCTGCAAAAATTTGGCGCCAGCAGTCAACTGGGGCAACTTTTGGCTTTAAGCATTACAAGAGAATTAGGGCCAGTCATCAGTGCGCTTTTGTTTGCTGGTCGAGCTGGTTCAGCATTAACTGCTGAAATTGGGTTGATGAAAGCCACCGAGCAATTGGCCAGTATGGATATGATGGGTGTAGACCCTCTCGGTCGGGTAATTTACCCGCGCTTTTTGGCAGGACTCATTTCCTTGCCTCTGCTCGCTTTAATTTTTACTACCGTGGCTATTTACGGAGGTTATTTTGTCGGCGTGGATTGGTTAGGGGTTGATGCTGGAAGTTTTTGGTCTAATATGCAGGCCTCAATTAACTTTCGCCTAGATATTTTAAGCGGCATTATAAAGAGCGTAGTATTTGCTTTTGTTGTTGTATGGATAGCTGTATTTCAAGGCTTTAGTTGTATTCCTACCGCGGAAGGCATAAGTCAGGCAACCACTCGCACTGTAGTTTATTCGTCCTTGGCAGTGCTTGGTCTTGATTTTATTTTGACGGCGATGATGATCGGAGGTTGGTAAATGAATAATCAGAGGCAGCGTTATATAGACATAAGCGTAGGAATTTTTATGGCGCTAGGCTTATTTGCCTTACTTATTCTGGTGATGAAGGTGAGCGGGTTAACGACCCTGGTTTCACAAAAAGGTTATTCCGTAACAGCTGAGTTTACGGATATTGGTGGATTAAGGGTCAGGGCTCCGGTAACGGTGGCTGGTGTTAAAATTGGTGAAGTCACCAACATTGAACTACAGCCAGGTGAATTAAATGCCAAAGTAACCATGCGGCTACGCAACGATAAACCCATTCCTTTTGAAGATGCTTCAGCCCGCATTTTGACTGAAGGCTTAATTGGCTCCAACTACGTGAGCATTGTCCCGGGTTTTGAGGATGAAAATCACGAACATCCTTATTTACGTGATGGTGATGTTATTGCTAAGACACAAGAGGCTGTGATTTTGGAAAATTTAATTGGTCAACTTTTATTTAATATTAATAAAAAATAAGGTGAATTATGAGAGCGATTAGGGTATTAACCGCTGTTATGGCTTTGGCATTTGGTCAATTTCTTTGGGCAGAGGCATCTCCGATACCTATGTTGGAAAATACAGCCAATCAAATTATTGCGACCCTGAAGGAAAATAAGGCTTCTTTAAAATCCAATCCCCGCATTATACAGCAGGCGGTGCAGCGCTATTTACTGCCCAATGTTGATGTTAATGGCATGGCTCGTTCTGTATTAGGACGTCAAGCCTGGAACAAAGCTTCTGTCAGTGAAAGGCAAGAATTTTCCGAGGCATTTACTCAATTAGTCATTCGCACTTATGCCAGTCCTTTATCCGAGTACACCGATGAAAGCATTAAATTTTTACCGGTGAGAGGTTCTCTTGATGGTCGATTTTTACGCGTCAATAGCGTAATTGTCCGCTCAAAGGGTAAAAACATTCCTTTAAGCTACAGCTTGGTTTCTAAAAATGGCAGCTGGAAAATTTATGATTTCAGTGTTGAAGGGGTGAGTTTATTGCAAAGCTTTCGCTCCCAATTTGCAGAAGCGTTAAGAAGCTCAAGTATGCAGGATATTATTAAACAATTGCACCAGCAATCAGGGAAAAAGGCAGCATAGTGGATAAACAAGCTTTTAAACCATCAGCGGAAATGACCTTTTCAACCGTTTCAAGAGATTGTGAACGCTTGGTCAAATATTTTCGGGAGCTGAAGGAGGATGTTATTCAGCTCGATTTAAGTGGCGTAAAGCATTGCGATAGTGCTGGTTTGGCTTTACTAATTGAGGCCAAACGATTGAGTGCAACCAAAAAGAAACGCTGTGAGATTCACAATATACCTAAGGCGGTCGAAACATTGGCCGAGTTTTGTGGTGTGGGTTCGATCTTAGGGCAAAGTTAAATTCCGCGGGAAAAGTTGTATGATAAGTAATAAAGAATTGGAAAACCGCTTGCTGGAAACAGGCGAAGTGGAATACGTGCGGGTAGAGGGGGATGGCTACCATTATCAGCTGACTATTGTCTCAAATGCTTTTCAGGGAAAGACAAAAGTGGCCAGACAACAATGGGTTTATGCCAAATTGAAAGAATACATTACGACCGGTAGTCTTCATGCGCTCAGTATGAAGACTTTAACGAAGGAAGAGTGGGAGAACGATCATGGATAAGCTTATTATTAATGGTGGCAAAGCCTTACACGGTGACGTGATCATTTCAGGAGCAAAGAATTCAGCCTTACCCATTATGGCTGCCACTCTTCTGGCAAGTGACAATGTTACTGTCGCCAATGTGCCTCATCTAAAAGACGTCACGACCATGATGGAGCTGTTAGGGCAGCTGGGTGCACAACTCACCGTAGGTGAAAAAATGAGCGTCCAGGTTGACGCCTCTAAAGTGAATGATTATGTAGCTCCTTATGAGCTGGTCAAAACTATGCGCGCCTCAATAGTGGTGTTGGGGCCTTTACTCGCCCGGTTTGGGCAGGCTGATGTGTCACTCCCCGGAGGTTGTGCCATTGGTACTCGTCCTGTGGACTTACACTTGAAAGCGCTAAAAGCGATGGGTGCTGATATTTCTGTGGAAAATGGCTACATCAAAGCCCGATGTAAAAAGGGGCGCTTGCAAGGCAAAACACTGATTTTTGACACGGTTACTGTCACAGGCACTGAAAATGTGTTGATGGCGGCTGTACTTGCTCAAGGGAAGACGGTAATTAAAAATGCTGCACGTGAGCCTGAGGTCGTGGATTTAGCTAACTTCTTAAATCATATGGGAGCTAAAATCAAAGGGGCTGGTACTGGAACCATTGAAGTTGAAGGCGTAGAAGCTTTATCGGGCGGCTCTTATAGCGTCATGCCCGATCGGATTGAGGCTGGAACCTATTTGACAGCTGGAGCTATAACCAAAGGCAAGGTGACCGTACGTAAGGTGAAACCCGACAATTTACTGTCCATGCTGTGCAAATTTGAAGAGGCTGGCGCTGAATTAGCGATTGGAGAGGATTGGGTTACTTTAAATATGAATGGCAAACGTCCTCAAGCAGTAGACATATCCACAGCTCCTTATCCAGCTTTCCCAACGGACATGCAAGCTCAATTTATGGCTCTTAATGCTGTTGCGGAAGGCAGTTCATCGGTAATCGAAAATATTTTTGAAAACCGCTTCATGCACGTACAGGAATTGCAAAGAATGGGTGCGCAAATCCGCTTGAATGGTAATACCGCTATGATTACTGGCATGGAGAAGCTAACGGGTGCCCCCGTGATGGCGACGGATTTACGAGCTTCAGCCAGCTTGATTTTAGCAGGCCTTGCGGCCGAGGGTGAAACTACAGTGGAGCGCGTCTATCATGTAGACCGCGGTTATGAGCGCATTGAGGAAAAATTCTCAAGTCTGGGCGCAGATATCAGAAGAGCCTCATCCCGGTGATAGAACGTGAAGAATTGACTTCTTACTTGCATGAACTGTTGGCTTGCGCTAATTATCAAGATTACGCGCCCAACGGCTTGCAAGTGGAAGGAAAAAGCGAAATCAACAGCATTTGTACGGCTGTTACAGCGTCAGCCGATGTGATCGAGCAAGCTATTGCCCAAAAGGCAGATGCTTTGTTGGTTCACCATGGTTATTTCTGGCGTGGAGAGGACGCAGCTCTTGTTGGTATGAAACGCCAGCGCATCGCCAAATTACTTCAGCACAATATTTCTTTATTTGCCTATCACTTACCCCTGGATTGTCACCTGCAGCTGGGGAATAATGCTTGTTTGGCCAAGCTTTTGAATCCAGATGCCGTTACAATGCATCGTGTTGGGAACACAGCAAATCTATTATGGGCTGGCGAGTTTAGAGCAGCGAAAGACAGCCAAGAGTTTGCTGTTGAACTTGAGCAAAAATTCGCGAGAAAACCCATACACATTGACTCAGGTCCTCATGAAATTAGACGTATTGCCTGGTGCACCGGAGCCGCACAGGATTTAATCGAAGAGGCATATAAATTAGGTGTAGATGCTTTTATCAGTGGAGAAATTTCCGAACGGACTTATTATCAAGCCAAAGAGCTAGGGGTGCATTATTTCAGCTGCGGTCATCACGCCACCGAACGCTACGGCATTCAAGCTTTAGGTGAACACCTTGAGTCTCAATTTCAAGTGAAACAGCAATTTATTGACAGTCCAAATCCCATCTAAAGCATCTAATTTTGCAAAAGATATAAAATACCTGGCTAAACGCCAATGAGCAGAGTTTGGCTGGCGGCTTAAGCCGCCGAGAATATTAATTAATAACCAAGGGTGGGGTTGTTTCCTGCTTAGCCTGATAATTGTCCAGTAAAAATTCACTTAATTCGGGAACATGATCATTTACTGCTGCCTTATCCGTTAATGATAATGGTTCTGACATGGGAGTTTGATGAGCCAGAAGGACTTTTTTCAATTCCTCTAGATAGGCAGGTGTTTGTCCTTTCCATGGAAGAGTGGTTTTCTCACCATTATAAGTAATTTCTAAAGCGTCATTATTCGCTTCAACATGAACCATATTGCAGTCTCTCAATGATTCCAAAACACTGGGATCAACTTGCTGAACTTCAATTCCATCAATGACATAATGGCCATTGACCAAACAGACCCCACTGGGTTTTTGTTTCTCACCCGTGGAGTAAATCTGGCTGATTACGTTACAAGTTTTAGAAACTAATTTCCAGCTGAGATCCAGGGATAACCCGAGACCCATCCCGATTCCCTGTCCTGCAATACTCCCTGCTTGGCCTAGAACCCAGGCGAAAGTAATTCCACAAAATGTATTAACGATACGATCGGCATAAGTGGGAGCCAGAAGCATAATTCCAACTGCTGCAGGCGGTCCCATGAAGTATAGTAGGCTGCTGCTTAAAAATGCCGTTATGGCCAACCGACTGCGGACGAGTTTTGTCGATTTTCCTACCATTTCCCCCATGATGTAGCCAGTGGTGTATCCTGCCAATTCCAGAGGTTTCCCGAGGAGGGGTTTCATGGCATGCATTATGGGGAAATCTTGTTTATATTTTGGATGTAAGCCATCACACTGGCTAATGACGAAATTTAGAAGGCCATCCCATTCTTTTTCACTAAATCGAGGCTCAATGAGTGCATTGACTGCTTCAAAACGTCCCTTTTCATTCAGCAACCGTTTGGCTGCTAATAAACAACAAGCTCGAGTGTCTTCATCAAAGATATTTGTTTGTGTAATTCCTAAGCACTTATTCAGAAGTTGCGTTAAGACAGCATTCTCGGGGGAACGCATGTAGTAAGTGGGATCAATTTGTGAGTTAATGTAAAGCACAATAGTGACCAACACCTGTAAACTGGTTAACTTCTCTTCCATGGCTGAATTCCATTCGGCGGAATTCAGATACTCCATTATTTGTATCATTTGCTCTTCTGAAATGCTTTTTTCTTCTTGCGACAAGTCGGAGTGTTCGTCAGTTGGAGTTCCTTTAATGGAAGCTAGTTTTTCAAGCAGTAATCTTTCAGGATGCAGCTCTTTATCCAATGCAATTAACCATTGTTCGATAAAATTAATCTGTTTATTCCGTGTTTTTACATCTTTAGCCCCTAAAAACATGCTGAAGCGATTGGGACCTTCAGAATCCAGGTTAGTTTTGGTGAGACTTATGTAGTCTGCTCGAACCGACTGTAGCAGTGTTAAAAATTGATCTGAGAGTACAAAATGCATAGTCACCTCATTCCATGTGTTGAAATATCGTCCTAATTTTTTATATTACGAGATCTTTGATTAAATGCAATCTGAAGTGGTTAATTTTTATTAATTATCGGCCTAAGCAAAAAAAGTATGAATAATTTTTAACGACTTCATAGCAAATTTAATATGGCTATTTCAATATTTTTTCTATTAACCTATTGAAAAACCGATGTTATAGTGACGGAACTTATATAAGAAACATCGGGCTAAAGGTTTATGACGTCGCTAACAAATCTGTTCAAATTACTAAGATTGTCTCATTGGACGAAAGCCGCCTTTGTATTGCTTGGTGTTGTTTACGCAGGGGCTCCGGAGTTTTTGCCGGATGCTTTGTTGGCTGCTTTGTCTTTTTGTTTAATAGCCAGCGCAGTTTATATTTATAATGATTTTCAAGATAGAGAAGAAGA encodes the following:
- a CDS encoding Nif3-like dinuclear metal center hexameric protein, which produces MIEREELTSYLHELLACANYQDYAPNGLQVEGKSEINSICTAVTASADVIEQAIAQKADALLVHHGYFWRGEDAALVGMKRQRIAKLLQHNISLFAYHLPLDCHLQLGNNACLAKLLNPDAVTMHRVGNTANLLWAGEFRAAKDSQEFAVELEQKFARKPIHIDSGPHEIRRIAWCTGAAQDLIEEAYKLGVDAFISGEISERTYYQAKELGVHYFSCGHHATERYGIQALGEHLESQFQVKQQFIDSPNPI
- the mlaE gene encoding lipid asymmetry maintenance ABC transporter permease subunit MlaE; translation: MLEGFARLGQRSVNNIQVLGNSGFFLLRMFFRNPDLARLWPSLRRQLYFVGVLSCLIIVVSALFVGMVIGLQGYNTLQKFGASSQLGQLLALSITRELGPVISALLFAGRAGSALTAEIGLMKATEQLASMDMMGVDPLGRVIYPRFLAGLISLPLLALIFTTVAIYGGYFVGVDWLGVDAGSFWSNMQASINFRLDILSGIIKSVVFAFVVVWIAVFQGFSCIPTAEGISQATTRTVVYSSLAVLGLDFILTAMMIGGW
- a CDS encoding MlaC/ttg2D family ABC transporter substrate-binding protein, whose product is MRAIRVLTAVMALAFGQFLWAEASPIPMLENTANQIIATLKENKASLKSNPRIIQQAVQRYLLPNVDVNGMARSVLGRQAWNKASVSERQEFSEAFTQLVIRTYASPLSEYTDESIKFLPVRGSLDGRFLRVNSVIVRSKGKNIPLSYSLVSKNGSWKIYDFSVEGVSLLQSFRSQFAEALRSSSMQDIIKQLHQQSGKKAA
- a CDS encoding STAS domain-containing protein, whose protein sequence is MDKQAFKPSAEMTFSTVSRDCERLVKYFRELKEDVIQLDLSGVKHCDSAGLALLIEAKRLSATKKKRCEIHNIPKAVETLAEFCGVGSILGQS
- the mlaD gene encoding outer membrane lipid asymmetry maintenance protein MlaD, with product MNNQRQRYIDISVGIFMALGLFALLILVMKVSGLTTLVSQKGYSVTAEFTDIGGLRVRAPVTVAGVKIGEVTNIELQPGELNAKVTMRLRNDKPIPFEDASARILTEGLIGSNYVSIVPGFEDENHEHPYLRDGDVIAKTQEAVILENLIGQLLFNINKK
- a CDS encoding ATP-binding cassette domain-containing protein, which encodes MQDNLVEITNLSFSRGDRAIFNAIDMVMERGKITAIMGPSGSGKTTLLRLIGAQLYPHEGKILVNATNIHQLSNKELYLARRKMGLLFQSSALFTHLSVFENVAFPLREHTDLNESMLRDIVLMKLEAVGLRGAAHLMPDELSGGMARRVALARTIALDPELMMYDEPFTGQDPISMGVLVRLIKRLNQLLQTTTIIVSHDVEETCSIADYIYLIAEGKIIGHGTPLELKKSTQPQVKQFMHGEADGAVPFHYPARPYTEELLDA
- a CDS encoding BolA family protein, which translates into the protein MISNKELENRLLETGEVEYVRVEGDGYHYQLTIVSNAFQGKTKVARQQWVYAKLKEYITTGSLHALSMKTLTKEEWENDHG
- the murA gene encoding UDP-N-acetylglucosamine 1-carboxyvinyltransferase produces the protein MDKLIINGGKALHGDVIISGAKNSALPIMAATLLASDNVTVANVPHLKDVTTMMELLGQLGAQLTVGEKMSVQVDASKVNDYVAPYELVKTMRASIVVLGPLLARFGQADVSLPGGCAIGTRPVDLHLKALKAMGADISVENGYIKARCKKGRLQGKTLIFDTVTVTGTENVLMAAVLAQGKTVIKNAAREPEVVDLANFLNHMGAKIKGAGTGTIEVEGVEALSGGSYSVMPDRIEAGTYLTAGAITKGKVTVRKVKPDNLLSMLCKFEEAGAELAIGEDWVTLNMNGKRPQAVDISTAPYPAFPTDMQAQFMALNAVAEGSSSVIENIFENRFMHVQELQRMGAQIRLNGNTAMITGMEKLTGAPVMATDLRASASLILAGLAAEGETTVERVYHVDRGYERIEEKFSSLGADIRRASSR